From Erigeron canadensis isolate Cc75 chromosome 8, C_canadensis_v1, whole genome shotgun sequence, one genomic window encodes:
- the LOC122579539 gene encoding probable lysophospholipase BODYGUARD 4, producing the protein MRAKMAIIWPNWPRKIAEFMLYIINSLVFLFLDFLDSIMCIFYKYVDEFLEGKSTPCYCQSQTLTKDFEERNIGISDTLFGRKNVFRRMRFHGIKVWKFGEASKKTGSEDFRKTRWSDCGCESCVSWMNNIGGDLKLHVVVKEPLKGNQEFANKSAENVIFLHGFLSSSYLWTETVFPQLAGSKYRLFAVDLLGFGSSPKPSDCFYTLSDHLEMVEKSVIREFNLNSFHLVAHSMGCMIAIALAAKHPNNLKSITLIAPPYFLLSEEEDASEIALKRLARKSLWPPLLFGASFMTWYEHLGRCVCFIVCRNHRTWEKILKLVTRKRKLSFLVMDLTRHTHHSAWHTMHNVICGGAKMMNPCLEILRLARVRVAVVQGSRDEVVPLECSHNVKVKVPDAEVKIIKGANHRTVIIGREKQFATDLKFIWNSVTGTKG; encoded by the exons ATGAGGGCTAAAATGGCTATTATATGGCCAAACTGGCCAAGAAAAATAGCAGAGTTTATGCTGTATATAATCAACTCATTAGTTTTcctatttcttgattttttggaTTCCATAATGTGCATATTCTACAAATATGTTGATGAGTTTTTAGAAGGAAAATCAACCCCATGTTACTGTCAAAGTCAAACTCTAACAAAAGATTTTGAAGAAAGAAATATTGGGATTTCGGATACTTTGTTTGGGAGGAAAAATGTTTTTAGGAGAATGAGGTTTCATGGAATCAAGGTTTGGAAGTTTGGTGAGGCTTCCAAGAAAACGGGAAGTGAAGATTTTCGGAAAACAAGGTGGTCGGATTGTGGGTGTGAATCTTGTGTTTCTTGGATGAACAATATTGGTGGTGATCTGAAGCTTCATGTTGTTGTTAAAGAACCACTTAAAG GAAATCAAGAGTTTGCTAACAAGTCAGCAGAAAATGTGATATTTCTACATGGGTTTCTCTCATCTTCTTATCTTTGGACTGAGACGGTGTTCCCTCAATTGGCTGGTAGTAAATATAGACTCTTTGCTGTTGATCTCTTGGGATTTGGAAGTAGTCCTAAGCCAAGTGACTGTTTCTACACTTTAAGCGACCACTTGGAAATGGTCGAGAAATCAGTCATTCGTGAATTCAACCTGAATTCATTCCATTTGGTTGCACACTCCATGGGTTGTATGATTGCTATAGCACTAGCAGCAAAGCATCCCAACAATCTCAAATCCATCACTCTCATTGCTCCC CCTTACTTTTTATTGTCCGAAGAAGAGGATGCCAGTGAAATAGCATTGAAAAGACTCGCACGCAAGAGTTTATGGCCACCATTATTGTTTGGTGCATCATTCATGACATGGTACGAGCATTTGGGCAGGTGTGTCTGTTTTATTGTGTGCCGTAACCACAGGACTTGGGAAAAGATCTTAAAGCTAGTTACCCGAAAAAG GAAGCTAAGTTTCCTAGTGATGGACTTGACAAGGCACACTCATCATTCGGCTTGGCACACAATGCACAATGTGATATGTGGTGGCGCAAAGATGATGAACCCATGTCTAGAAATCTTGAGACTCGCCAGAGTTAGGGTCGCAGTGGTCCAGGGCTCTCGAGACGAGGTGGTGCCACTAGAATGCAGCCACAACGTTAAAGTTAAGGTTCCTGATGCGGAGGTTAAGATCATAAAAGGTGCTAATCATAGAACAGTGATAATAGGAAGAGAAAAACAATTTGCTACAGATTTGAAATTTATATGGAATTCCGTCACTGGTACAAAGGGGTAA